In a single window of the Candidatus Aegiribacteria sp. genome:
- a CDS encoding NAD-dependent deacylase produces MTGLSSEKLIDEAIEMLAGAEMPVISTGAGMSSESGVRTFRGEDGYWREHRAEDLASPEGLRKDPELVWKWYGERLKAYEDIQPHAGYHALAQLQERIVQLPVVTQNVDGLLQKAGLTDVTELHGSLRTASCMNRCGSPPIPITEELFESLPPRCSCGSILRPDVVLFGEQLPEQAMRRAFDLAESCDLMLVVGTSMLVYPASSLPLFVLRRGMPVIEINPEETPLTSLAGVISIHDAAGQILPLLVEGVLLR; encoded by the coding sequence ATGACAGGACTATCCTCAGAGAAATTGATCGATGAAGCCATAGAAATGCTGGCAGGCGCGGAGATGCCTGTTATTTCCACCGGAGCCGGGATGTCCAGCGAAAGCGGAGTCCGGACTTTCCGCGGTGAGGATGGCTACTGGCGTGAACACAGAGCAGAGGATCTTGCTTCGCCGGAGGGTCTCCGGAAAGATCCCGAACTGGTGTGGAAATGGTATGGAGAAAGGCTGAAAGCATACGAGGATATTCAGCCGCACGCAGGCTATCACGCTCTTGCACAGCTTCAGGAGCGAATCGTTCAATTACCGGTGGTGACGCAGAATGTTGACGGGCTTCTTCAGAAGGCAGGGCTGACTGACGTAACAGAACTTCACGGCAGCCTCAGAACCGCTTCATGTATGAACAGATGCGGATCGCCACCAATTCCAATTACAGAGGAGCTGTTTGAGAGTCTTCCACCTCGCTGTTCATGTGGAAGCATACTCAGACCCGATGTTGTGCTTTTCGGAGAACAACTTCCCGAGCAGGCAATGAGGAGAGCGTTCGACCTTGCTGAAAGCTGTGACCTTATGCTTGTTGTCGGAACATCCATGCTTGTCTATCCGGCAAGTTCTCTTCCTCTGTTCGTTCTTCGCAGGGGAATGCCTGTGATCGAGATAAATCCGGAGGAAACACCTCTTACTTCTCTGGCCGGAGTAATAAGTATTCATGATGCCGCAGGGCAGATTCTTCCGCTTCTGGTTGAGGGGGTATTACTCAGATGA
- a CDS encoding T9SS type A sorting domain-containing protein has product IIEYLRYGSSVYQGLVTGTGGDFSVPFFMPVQADTGSFSRGSAVGITNELTEVAFREWVSVVDNGIYANDSLPPELELWIEGHRGEDDPVLHGDGVLRASASDSSGICSMGGGAGRSILMSLDSQGFDISRYFTYRPDSHTHGEIEYALPELADGSHRIILVVWDGMGNSTRDTLDFTTTGLSAELLSSVFVYPNPGSGQRCFNFETATSGTARITVYTVSGRAIWRKTVSCDEGYNQIMWNGLDTDGDEPASGAYIFRIEFSNTEGASGSVTDVLAVIRQSGR; this is encoded by the coding sequence CTATAATAGAGTATCTGCGTTACGGATCCAGTGTCTACCAGGGATTGGTTACAGGAACCGGGGGAGATTTCTCGGTTCCGTTCTTCATGCCCGTACAGGCTGATACCGGATCTTTCTCTCGCGGCAGTGCTGTTGGAATCACGAATGAGCTTACAGAAGTTGCGTTCCGCGAATGGGTTTCTGTTGTGGATAATGGAATCTATGCAAATGACTCACTGCCCCCTGAACTGGAATTATGGATTGAGGGTCACAGAGGAGAAGATGATCCTGTTTTACACGGAGACGGTGTACTCAGAGCTTCTGCTTCTGATTCCAGCGGTATCTGCTCGATGGGTGGCGGTGCAGGACGATCAATACTTATGAGTCTGGATTCGCAGGGGTTCGATATCAGCAGATACTTCACGTATCGACCTGACAGCCATACTCATGGTGAGATAGAATACGCTCTTCCCGAACTGGCAGATGGATCTCACAGGATTATTCTCGTCGTATGGGACGGCATGGGCAATTCAACACGGGACACTCTTGATTTTACGACTACCGGATTATCAGCCGAGCTTCTTTCTTCCGTTTTTGTATATCCCAACCCTGGGTCAGGGCAACGCTGTTTCAATTTTGAAACCGCAACATCAGGCACAGCCAGGATCACGGTTTATACGGTTTCCGGGAGAGCAATATGGAGAAAGACAGTGTCCTGTGACGAGGGATATAATCAGATTATGTGGAATGGTCTTGATACTGACGGCGATGAACCAGCATCGGGAGCTTACATCTTCAGAATTGAATTTTCCAACACTGAAGGTGCCTCAGGCTCGGTCACCGATGTTCTTGCTGTCATTCGCCAATCAGGCCGATGA